One window from the genome of Glycine soja cultivar W05 chromosome 12, ASM419377v2, whole genome shotgun sequence encodes:
- the LOC114378134 gene encoding dehydration-responsive element-binding protein 1F-like gives MDFEIINESPDSTSLSSPSSLSPCTPPNSNPLSDSPNPQPSNIYTNPSHKRKAGRKKFRETRHPVYRGVRQRNRNKWVCEIREPIKKSRIWVGTYPTPEMAARAHDVAVLALSGTSANFNFPDSVSLLPLAKSRSAVDIREAAKATTTAEAFIPNTVFACSHKNAEDTCLNIGMHDDGSEMFFDEEAVYNMPGLLDSMAEGLLITPPSMKRAMDWDDIGCVIDLTLWTN, from the coding sequence atGGACTTTGAGATTATTAACGAATCTCCTGATTCCACTTCACTCTCCTCCCCCTCTTCACTCTCACCATGCACACCACCAAACTCTAATCCACTAAGTGATTCTCCAAATCCACAACCAAGTAATATATATACCAATCCATCTCACAAGAGAAAAGCAGGTAGAAAGAAGTTTAGGGAGACACGCCACCCTGTGTATAGGGGTGTACGGCAAAGGAACAGGAACAAATGGGTGTGTGAAATAAGggaaccaataaaaaaatcaaggatTTGGGTAGGGACATACCCTACTCCTGAAATGGCAGCTAGGGCACATGACGTGGCTGTCTTGGCACTTAGTGGCACCTCAGCAAACTTCAACTTCCCCGATTCAGTTTCCCTTCTCCCACTTGCAAAGTCACGTTCTGCTGTAGATATAAGAGAAGCAGCAAAAGCTACTACTACTGCTGAGGCTTTCATACCAAACACGGTCTTTGCTTGCTCTCACAAGAATGCTGAAGACACTTGTTTGAACATTGGCATGCACGATGATGGGTCCGAAATGTTCTTTGATGAGGAGGCAGTGTATAATATGCCAGGGTTGTTGGATAGTATGGCAGAGGGTTTGCTTATTACCCCGCCCTCTATGAAAAGAGCTATGGATTGGGACGATATCGGTTGTGTAATAGACCTCACTCTATGGACAAATTAA